Proteins encoded by one window of Natronomonas salsuginis:
- a CDS encoding cob(I)yrinic acid a,c-diamide adenosyltransferase, giving the protein MTDRDTPGRGRTPAARTIEPAAPEEFGLTQVWWGDGKGKTTATLGMAFRAAGHGYRVHVLQFMKGGADSVEDVRGEYNAIAAMPGLTYENLGHYGWHAMNDGSDERDHESQAEAGFERAKELVAAAANADLSTPFDLSGDPEDGVHMLVLDEILYAADRELVDPAAVVELVETKPDDLELVLSGSHARPDYLVDSADLVTNVRKEKHPIDAGQRARKGTEY; this is encoded by the coding sequence ATGACCGATCGAGACACGCCAGGGCGAGGGCGAACACCGGCGGCCCGAACGATCGAACCGGCGGCCCCCGAGGAGTTCGGCCTCACGCAGGTGTGGTGGGGCGACGGGAAGGGCAAGACGACGGCAACGCTCGGGATGGCCTTTCGCGCGGCGGGCCACGGCTACCGCGTCCACGTCCTCCAGTTCATGAAGGGCGGCGCGGACAGCGTCGAGGACGTCCGCGGCGAGTACAACGCCATCGCGGCGATGCCCGGCCTGACCTACGAGAACCTCGGGCACTACGGCTGGCACGCGATGAACGACGGCAGCGACGAGCGCGATCACGAGAGCCAGGCCGAAGCGGGCTTCGAACGGGCCAAAGAGTTGGTCGCGGCCGCCGCTAACGCAGATCTCTCGACACCGTTCGACCTCAGCGGCGATCCCGAAGACGGCGTCCACATGCTCGTACTCGACGAGATACTCTACGCCGCGGACAGGGAACTCGTCGATCCCGCGGCGGTCGTCGAGTTGGTCGAGACGAAGCCGGACGACCTCGAACTCGTCCTCTCGGGGAGCCACGCGAGACCCGACTACCTCGTCGATTCGGCCGATCTCGTCACCAACGTCCGCAAAGAGAAGCATCCGATCGACGCCGGCCAGCGCGCCCGGAAGGGCACCGAGTACTGA
- a CDS encoding DUF411 domain-containing protein encodes MPESVRSCHTVEFSAYIVEGPVPLEAIGTVFEISTSFGRISVPGKPQHLPGRELRGVEPLTIYAVRTSGGTSVFTEVE; translated from the coding sequence GTGCCCGAATCGGTTCGAAGCTGTCACACCGTCGAGTTCAGTGCGTACATCGTGGAGGGGCCCGTCCCCCTCGAGGCGATCGGGACGGTGTTCGAGATCAGCACGTCGTTCGGCCGGATCTCGGTCCCGGGAAAGCCCCAGCACCTGCCGGGAAGAGAGCTTCGTGGGGTGGAGCCGCTGACGATCTACGCGGTCAGGACGTCGGGCGGCACGTCGGTGTTCACCGAAGTCGAGTGA
- the nikR gene encoding nickel-responsive transcriptional regulator NikR — translation MTVVSVSMPDSLLERLDEFAEEHGYTGRSEVVREASRNLLGEFEDKKLEGRDLMSVVTVVFDHETSSAEERMMRIRHDHEGLVVSNVHNHVGDHYCMELFILEGTLEDISTFVGKIRATSDILSVDYSVVPIDDFGATLAE, via the coding sequence ATGACTGTCGTCAGCGTTTCGATGCCCGACTCGCTACTGGAACGGCTCGACGAGTTCGCCGAGGAGCACGGCTACACGGGCCGCAGCGAGGTCGTCCGGGAAGCGTCCAGAAACCTGCTCGGTGAGTTCGAGGACAAGAAGCTCGAGGGGCGCGACCTGATGAGCGTCGTCACCGTCGTCTTCGATCACGAGACGTCGAGCGCGGAAGAGCGGATGATGCGCATCCGCCACGACCACGAGGGGCTGGTCGTCTCGAACGTCCACAACCACGTCGGCGACCACTACTGCATGGAGCTTTTCATCCTCGAGGGAACTCTCGAGGACATCTCGACGTTCGTCGGGAAAATCCGCGCGACGAGCGACATCCTTTCGGTCGACTACTCGGTCGTCCCCATCGACGATTTCGGCGCGACGCTCGCAGAGTAA
- a CDS encoding ASCH domain-containing protein → MADIDPDALLPNDRVKTAVLDGEITQLSRGAANRYAEVGDTFDLNGTEFEVSAVDERTLGALTDEDARREGSPSLDAYKARMERVHPGDFEWDDASEIVTYRFEPAE, encoded by the coding sequence ATGGCCGACATAGATCCGGACGCGCTGTTGCCGAACGATCGCGTGAAAACGGCGGTCCTCGATGGGGAGATCACGCAACTGAGCCGGGGGGCTGCGAACCGCTACGCCGAGGTGGGCGACACGTTCGATCTGAACGGCACCGAGTTCGAGGTGAGTGCCGTCGACGAACGAACGCTCGGTGCGCTGACCGACGAGGACGCACGACGAGAGGGGTCACCCTCCCTCGACGCGTACAAAGCGCGCATGGAGCGCGTCCATCCGGGCGATTTCGAGTGGGACGACGCGAGCGAGATAGTCACGTACCGGTTCGAACCGGCCGAGTAG
- a CDS encoding YqjF family protein: MVLPLEMGWRHLLFENWPIDPAILDTHLPDALAPDVYDGSAWLSVVPFTNVAVRPKGVPEALGIRLPELNVRTYVTREGVPSVYFFSLDAQGVASVLGARLFHHLPYYYARISLEWTDGRVRFDSRRRHPGSRPARYEGTYWPTGEPFSAPDDPFGAFLVERYRFYTEAQDGTMRYTDVEHEPWTLYPASAEIETDTLLSADGFDRPDSEPVYYYSPGLDVVASRSERL; encoded by the coding sequence ATGGTCCTCCCGCTGGAGATGGGGTGGCGACACCTGCTGTTCGAGAACTGGCCGATCGACCCCGCGATACTGGACACCCACCTCCCCGACGCACTCGCGCCCGACGTGTACGACGGGTCGGCGTGGCTCTCCGTCGTCCCGTTCACCAACGTCGCCGTTCGACCGAAGGGCGTCCCCGAGGCGCTGGGGATCCGGCTTCCGGAACTCAACGTCAGGACGTACGTGACCCGCGAGGGCGTCCCGAGCGTCTACTTCTTCAGCCTCGACGCGCAGGGCGTCGCGAGCGTCCTCGGGGCCCGACTCTTCCATCACCTCCCGTACTACTACGCGCGAATCTCGCTGGAGTGGACGGACGGCCGCGTCCGGTTCGACAGCCGGCGTCGCCACCCCGGATCGCGGCCGGCCCGCTACGAGGGAACCTACTGGCCCACCGGCGAGCCGTTCTCGGCACCGGACGACCCGTTCGGCGCGTTCCTCGTCGAGCGCTACCGGTTCTACACGGAGGCCCAGGACGGAACGATGCGGTACACCGACGTCGAACACGAGCCGTGGACGCTCTATCCGGCGAGCGCCGAGATCGAGACGGATACGCTGCTGTCGGCGGACGGCTTCGACCGGCCGGATTCGGAGCCGGTCTACTACTACAGTCCGGGGCTCGACGTGGTCGCCTCGCGAAGCGAGCGACTGTGA
- a CDS encoding DUF5518 domain-containing protein, producing the protein MTDWKAVFVGFLVGVVVSVFAFAIPVIGHIGAGLIGGFAAGYVAGGGIGSGAWHGLLAGALGGLVVAILLAIVVTVAGVAIGGPFGLLGGAGVFAIGAVIALLLAIDSAIGGAVGGLLN; encoded by the coding sequence ATGACCGATTGGAAAGCAGTGTTCGTCGGGTTTCTGGTCGGAGTCGTCGTGAGCGTCTTCGCCTTCGCGATCCCGGTCATCGGCCACATTGGCGCGGGGCTCATCGGCGGGTTCGCCGCCGGGTACGTCGCGGGCGGCGGGATCGGCAGCGGTGCCTGGCACGGGCTGCTCGCCGGGGCGCTCGGTGGGCTGGTCGTCGCGATCCTTCTCGCGATCGTCGTCACCGTCGCCGGGGTCGCGATCGGTGGTCCGTTCGGTCTCCTCGGCGGAGCCGGCGTGTTCGCGATCGGTGCGGTGATCGCCCTACTGCTCGCGATCGACAGCGCGATCGGCGGCGCGGTCGGCGGGCTGCTCAACTGA
- a CDS encoding SWIM zinc finger family protein, which yields MTHPAYTPASSDTPSRRPLSPDTGRLGARAARAWTEPMAVRPLERGRYAVDSASGATYVVDLFAGTCSCPDHEIRGERCKHLRRVAIEVTERRVPPPGRRRADCAVCRRPSFVPESASIPICDDCRLERGDLATDRETGDTVVVYRMTDEAASERYVEAADCTVAAYPKNEGYPADDPVVEVVYPFSGDPDADIEDRPRYAFPRSRLAARDEMLIE from the coding sequence ATGACGCATCCAGCATACACACCCGCGTCATCGGACACACCGTCGCGTCGGCCGCTATCGCCCGATACGGGACGGCTCGGCGCACGGGCGGCCAGAGCGTGGACCGAGCCGATGGCCGTTCGACCGCTGGAACGCGGGCGATACGCCGTCGACAGCGCCTCGGGAGCGACGTACGTCGTCGACCTGTTCGCGGGCACGTGCAGCTGCCCGGACCACGAGATCCGCGGTGAACGCTGCAAGCACCTCCGACGCGTCGCGATCGAGGTCACCGAGCGACGCGTCCCGCCGCCGGGACGACGCCGCGCCGACTGTGCGGTCTGTCGCCGGCCGTCGTTTGTCCCGGAATCGGCCTCGATCCCCATCTGCGACGACTGCCGACTCGAACGCGGCGACCTCGCCACGGATCGTGAGACAGGCGACACCGTCGTCGTCTATCGGATGACCGACGAGGCGGCCAGCGAGCGCTACGTCGAAGCGGCTGACTGTACGGTCGCTGCGTACCCGAAGAACGAGGGGTATCCGGCCGACGACCCGGTCGTCGAAGTCGTCTACCCGTTCAGCGGTGACCCCGACGCCGACATCGAGGACCGACCGCGATACGCCTTCCCCCGCTCTCGACTGGCCGCTCGCGACGAGATGCTCATCGAGTGA